The proteins below come from a single Podarcis muralis chromosome 8, rPodMur119.hap1.1, whole genome shotgun sequence genomic window:
- the TSHZ1 gene encoding teashirt homolog 1 translates to MCNDETEIKEAQSYQNSPVSTATNQDAGYGSPFSENSDQLAHFKSTSSKEEREDHQCLDNASYPQDSLAQIKAVYANLLSESCWSSLALDLKKSKSNENSQKENTTNSNSTITTPSTNTSTSTSTSTSTSTNTSITTSISSTGNSNNNSGGSGYDWHQAALAKTLQQTSYGLLPEPSLFSTVQLYRQNNKLYGSVFTGASKFRCKDCSAAYDTLVELTVHMNETGHYRDDNRDKEAEKTKRWSKPRKRSLMEMEGKEDAQKVLKCMYCGHSFESLQDLSVHMIKTKHYQKVPLKEPVPAITKLVPSTKKRALQDLASPCSPEPTAITSESTLSEAGKDQKTANPYVTPNNRYGYQNGASYTWQFEARKAQILKCMECGSSHDTLQQLTAHMMVTGHFLKVTNSASKKGKQLVLDPVVEEKIQSIPLPPTTHTRLPAANIKKQPDSPAESTTSEEKKDMEKEKVIVSETDKKIKEENEDSAEKFEPTAVYQYLREEDLDESPKGGIDILKSLENTVTTAISKAQNGAPSWGGYPSIHAAYQLPGAVKPIQPAVQSVQMQPSYASSVKSLSSEHSALIHSPGNLTPPPHKSNVSAMEELVEKVTGKINIKKEEKPAEKEKCSPVKPLSPAAKENKDFPKTEETKQQQQQQQQQQQKKGPETEVQKVKKDSPADPHALNGTELPKAKVTNGCNNLGIITDHSAEPSFINPLSALQSIMNTHLGKVSNPVSPSLDPLAMLYKISNSMLDKPIYSTTPAKQADAIDRYYYENSDQPIDLTKSKNKPLVSSVTDSVSSPLRESALMDISDMVKNLTGRLTPKSSTPSSVSEKSDADGSSFEETLDELSPVHKRKGRQSNWNPQHLLILQAQFASSLRETPEGKYIMSDLGPQERVHISKFTGLSMTTISHWLANVKYQLRRTGGTKFLKNLDTGHPVFFCNDCASQFRTASTYISHLETHLGFSLKDLSKLPLNQIQEQQNVSKVLTNKTLGSLGIAEEDSGSTFQCKLCNRTFASKHAVKLHLSKTHGKSPEDHLIYVTELEKH, encoded by the coding sequence ATGTGCAATGATGAAACGGAGATCAAAGAGGCTCAAAGTTACCAGAACTCTCCAGTCAGCACAGCAACGAATCAGGACGCAGGTTATGGATCGCCATTCAGCGAAAACAGTGACCAACTGGCTCATTTCAAAAGCACTTCctccaaagaagagagagaagatcACCAATGCTTGGACAATGCTTCCTATCCACAGGACAGCTTGGCACAAATAAAAGCTGTCTATGCAAATTTACTATCGGAATCTTGCTGGTCTAGTTTAGCTTtggatttaaaaaaatcaaagagtAATGAAAACAGCCAGAAGGAAAATACCACTAATAGCAACTCTACTATCACTACCCCAAGTACCAATACTAGTACTAGTACCAGTACCAGTACCAGTACCAGTACCAACACTAGTATCACTACAAGTATTAGTAGTACTGGTAACAGTAACAATAACAGTGGTGGCTCAGGTTATGACTGGCATCAAGCGGCATTAGCCAAAACTCTGCAGCAGACCTCATACGGACTTCTCCCAGAACCTAGTCTATTCAGCACAGTGCAGCTTTACCGGCAAAACAATAAACTGTATGGTTCTGTGTTCACTGGTGCCAGTAAGTTCCGGTGCAAAGACTGCAGTGCAGCATATGACACACTAGTGGAGCTAACAGTGCACATGAATGAAACTGGGCATTATCGGGATGACAACCGAGATAAAGAAGCTGAAAAGACCAAACGGTGGTCAAAGCCCAGAAAGCGATCACTTATGGAAATGGAAGGCAAAGAGGACGCCCAGAAAGTGCTAAAGTGCATGTACTGCGGCCATTCGTTTGAATCTTTGCAAGACTTGAGTGTCCACATGATAAAAACAAAGCATTACCAGAAAGTGCCTCTGAAGGAACCAGTACCAGCCATCACCAAACTGGTGCCTTCTACCAAAAAGCGAGCACTTCAAGACTTAGCTTCACCTTGCTCACCTGAGCCGACGGCCATCACTTCGGAGAGCACACTTAGCGAGGCAGGGAAGGACCAGAAAACTGCCAACCCCTACGTGACTCCAAACAACCGCTATGGCTATCAAAATGGTGCTAGCTACACTTGGCAGTTTGAGGCCCGCAAAGCCCAGATCCtaaaatgcatggagtgcggcaGTTCTCACGACACTTTGCAGCAGCTGACTGCTCACATGATGGTCACGGGACATTTTTTGAAAGTAACTAATTCTGCTTCCAAAAAGGGGAAACAGCTAGTATTGGATCCTGTGGTAGAAGAAAAGATCCAGTCAATACCTTTGCCTCCCACCACACACACGAGATTACcagctgcaaatattaaaaagcaGCCCGATTCTCCGGCCGAATCTACAActtctgaggagaagaaggacATGGAAAAGGAAAAGGTGATCGTTAGTGAAACAGACAAAAAGATTAAAGAAGAGAACGAGGACTCTGCGGAAAAATTTGAGCCAACGGCTGTGTATCAGTACCTCAGAGAGGAAGATCTAGATGAAAGCCCTAAAGGTGGGATAGATATATTAAAATCCCTGGAAAATACAGTGACAACAGCTATAAGCAAGGCCCAGAATGGAGCACCTTCGTGGGGAGGCTATCCAAGCATTCATGCAGCTTACCAGCTTCCGGGGGCTGTTAAGCCCATTCAGCCAGCTGTGCAGAGTGTTCAGATGCAGCCATCGTACGCCAGCAGCGTAAAATCCTTGTCTTCGGAACACAGTGCACTGATCCATTCGCCAGGGAACCTGACGCCACCACCTCACAAAAGCAACGTCTCTGCAATGGAGGAGCTAGTGGAGAAGGTCACGGGCAAAAtcaatataaaaaaagaagaaaagcctgcagagaaagagaaatgttCTCCAGTCAAGCCATTGTCACCTGCTGCTAAGGAGAACAAAGACTTTCCAAAAACAGAGGAAaccaagcaacagcagcagcagcagcagcagcagcagcaaaaaaagggccCTGAAACAGAAGTGCAGAAGGTCAAGAAGGACAGTCCAGCAGATCCTCATGCACTTAACGGTACCGAGCTACCGAAAGCAAAAGTCACAAACGGCTGTAATAACTTGGGCATCATCACAGACCATTCAGCTGAGCCATCGTTCATCAATCCACTGAGTGCTTTACAATCCATCATGAATACCCATTTAGGCAAAGTTTCCAACCCTGTAAGTCCTTCTTTGGACCCTTTGGCTATGTTATATAAAATTAGCAACAGTATGCTGGACAAACCCATTTACTCGACGACTCCGGCCAAGCAAGCTGATGCTATCGACCGGTATTATTATGAGAACAGCGATCAGCCTATTGATTTAACAAAGTCCAAAAACAAGCCCCTGGTTTCCAGCGTGACTGATTCGGTCTCATCTCCTCTGAGGGAAAGTGCCCTGATGGATATTTCCGACATGGTAAAGAACCTCACAGGGCGCTTGACCCCCAAGTCTTCAACACCGTCTTCCGTGTCAGAGAAATCTGATGCGGATGGGAGTAGCTTTGAGGAGACGCTGGACGAACTGTCACCAGTACACAAGAGGAAAGGTAGGCAGTCCAACTGGAACCCTCAGCATCTTCTAATCCTTCAAGCCCAGTTTGCTTCTAGCTTGAGGGAGACTCCTGAAGGCAAGTACATTATGTCGGACCTAGGCCCACAGGAGCGGGTACATATTTCTAAGTTTACTGGTCTTTCCATGACCACAATTAGCCACTGGCTGGCCAATGTGAAGTATCAATTAAGGAGGACAGGTGGAACTAAGTTTTTAAAGAATTTGGACACAGGTCACCCTGTTTTCTTTTGCAATGATTGTGCCTCTCAGTTCAGAACTGCTTCTACGTACATAAGTCACTTGGAGACACATTTAGGGTTCAGTTTGAAGGACCTGTCCAAATTGCCACTAAATCAGATTCAAGAACAGCAGAATGTTTCAAAAGTCCTCACAAATAAGACTTTAGGCTCACTTGGAATTGCTGAGGAGGACTCAGGCTCCACATTCCAGTGTAAGCTCTGTAACCGAACATTTGCAAGCAAGCATGCAGTGAAACTGCACCTTAGTAAAACACACGGCAAGTCCCCAGAGGACCATCTGATCTATGTAACTGAGTTAGAAAAACATTAG